A region of Maribacter algicola DNA encodes the following proteins:
- a CDS encoding DUF885 domain-containing protein: MMAIQTVRRILILVFGIVLYASPMFAQKQALEKIIGEVEAFELYDRNEFPLGRYLPEVFKKNANFAQEQLAKLESVGTEGFSETEMISLELLKFSLQNRVDEYKHGLYLNPIQADQGFHLSLNYRIRPIRDYESAKHYLNVLNDMPRFAEEHFQVLRMALKRKVSQPKVIFEGYESTYNQHITDNVTDNAFYGPFKDLPSSLTSAQKDSILGVAKMAIEASVVPTFKKIKNFFESEYLPNTRNTFGISDTPGGAELYQNRVNYYTTTDTYTAEDVHQIGLKEVARIRSEMQEIIKSVGFKGSFADFLEFLRTDPQFYVTDGEDLLKEARNIAKQIDAKLPAYFSTLPRKPYGVIKVPDALAPKYTGGRYSGSRSPTEPGYYLVNTYKLDSRPLYVLPSLTLHEAVPGHHLQGSLNQEMSDSIPQFRRNMYLSAFGEGWALYTEFLGDEMGMYKTPYEKFGKLTYEMWRATRLVVDTGIHAKGWTKQQVLDFMKDNTALSLHEINTETDRYIAWPGQALSYKMGELKIRELRFKAETELGPDFNIREFHEVILGQGTVTLPILERRVNDYIKSKKS, encoded by the coding sequence ATGATGGCAATACAAACTGTTAGGAGAATTTTAATCTTGGTTTTTGGCATTGTATTGTATGCAAGTCCGATGTTTGCCCAAAAGCAAGCCTTGGAAAAAATCATCGGGGAGGTGGAGGCGTTTGAACTGTATGACCGGAACGAATTCCCCCTTGGCCGATACCTTCCCGAAGTTTTTAAAAAGAATGCCAATTTTGCCCAGGAACAACTAGCAAAACTGGAATCAGTTGGAACGGAAGGTTTTTCCGAAACCGAAATGATTTCCCTAGAACTGCTGAAATTTAGTCTCCAAAACAGGGTGGACGAGTACAAACACGGACTCTACCTAAACCCGATCCAGGCCGATCAGGGTTTTCATCTCAGTCTCAATTATCGTATTCGGCCAATACGGGATTATGAAAGTGCCAAGCATTATTTGAACGTGCTCAATGATATGCCCCGCTTTGCCGAGGAGCATTTTCAAGTGTTGCGAATGGCCCTCAAAAGAAAGGTTTCACAACCCAAGGTAATTTTTGAGGGATATGAATCCACCTACAACCAGCATATCACTGACAATGTTACGGACAATGCATTTTACGGTCCCTTTAAGGATCTGCCATCATCGCTAACATCCGCACAAAAGGATTCCATTCTTGGTGTAGCCAAAATGGCCATTGAGGCATCGGTCGTGCCAACCTTCAAAAAAATAAAGAACTTTTTTGAATCGGAATACTTGCCCAATACCCGGAACACGTTTGGTATTTCCGATACGCCCGGAGGAGCGGAACTCTATCAGAACAGGGTAAATTATTATACCACGACGGATACATACACCGCAGAGGACGTGCATCAAATCGGTCTAAAAGAAGTAGCTCGGATTCGTTCCGAAATGCAGGAAATCATAAAGTCCGTCGGTTTCAAGGGAAGTTTTGCCGACTTTCTGGAGTTTCTCCGAACCGACCCCCAGTTTTACGTGACCGATGGCGAGGACTTATTAAAAGAGGCTCGAAACATTGCAAAGCAAATCGACGCGAAATTACCTGCCTATTTTTCCACCTTGCCCAGAAAACCCTACGGGGTCATAAAAGTACCCGATGCACTGGCACCCAAATATACGGGAGGTAGGTATTCCGGCTCTCGCAGTCCCACAGAACCCGGGTATTATTTGGTAAACACCTATAAATTGGACAGCAGGCCATTGTATGTATTGCCGTCCTTGACCCTTCACGAAGCGGTTCCCGGCCATCATTTGCAGGGGAGTCTCAATCAGGAAATGTCCGATAGTATACCCCAATTCAGAAGAAATATGTACCTCTCCGCCTTTGGGGAAGGATGGGCCCTGTATACCGAGTTTTTGGGCGATGAAATGGGCATGTACAAGACACCGTATGAAAAATTTGGGAAGCTCACGTATGAAATGTGGCGTGCAACCCGTTTGGTCGTGGATACGGGCATTCATGCCAAGGGATGGACAAAGCAACAGGTCTTGGACTTTATGAAGGACAATACGGCGCTGTCGCTCCATGAAATCAATACGGAAACCGACCGTTATATCGCATGGCCCGGACAGGCCCTATCCTACAAAATGGGTGAACTGAAGATACGGGAGTTGAGATTCAAAGCTGAAACGGAACTTGGTCCCGACTTTAACATCCGGGAGTTTCACGAAGTTATTTTGGGCCAGGGTACGGTTACCTTGCCCATTTTGGAAAGAAGGGTGAACGATTATATTAAAAGTAAAAAGTCCTAG
- a CDS encoding 4-hydroxyproline epimerase — MKEHVFKCIDGHTCGNPVRLVVEGAPTLEGANMSEKRLHFMKEYDWIRKGLMYEPRGHDMMSGAFLYPPSNPDNDFGIVFIETSGCLPMCGHGSIGVITMAIEEGVVVPKEPGKIRMEAPAGLVEVTYQQNGNKVEWVKLVNVGSYLAASDLTVSSSYLGELVFDVAYGGNFYAIFDPQKNFSGLQDCSASQLIEMARELRQNINLKYPEKFVHPENPSIKDVSHVLWTGTTISTDATARNAVFYGDKAIDRSPCGTGTSARMAQWYAKGKLGLGAEFVHESIIGSKFIGMAEKECKIGNFTGVIPSIKGWARKYGYNEITIDEADPYAFGFQVI; from the coding sequence GTGAAAGAGCATGTTTTTAAGTGTATTGACGGACATACCTGTGGGAACCCCGTAAGGCTGGTCGTTGAAGGTGCGCCTACCTTGGAGGGGGCGAATATGAGCGAAAAGCGACTCCATTTTATGAAGGAGTATGATTGGATCAGAAAAGGTCTTATGTATGAGCCTAGGGGCCATGATATGATGAGCGGTGCCTTTTTATATCCTCCTTCAAATCCTGATAACGATTTTGGCATTGTCTTTATAGAAACAAGTGGTTGCCTTCCCATGTGCGGGCATGGCAGCATCGGCGTGATAACAATGGCCATTGAAGAGGGCGTTGTGGTTCCCAAAGAGCCCGGCAAGATTAGAATGGAAGCGCCTGCTGGATTGGTGGAGGTGACCTACCAACAGAACGGAAATAAAGTGGAGTGGGTAAAACTGGTCAACGTAGGTTCTTACTTGGCGGCATCGGATTTGACAGTTTCCTCCAGTTACTTGGGAGAACTTGTTTTTGATGTGGCCTATGGCGGAAATTTCTACGCGATTTTTGACCCACAGAAAAACTTTTCTGGATTGCAGGATTGTTCGGCCTCCCAATTGATAGAAATGGCGAGGGAGCTCAGACAGAATATCAACTTGAAATATCCAGAAAAATTTGTACATCCAGAGAATCCATCCATCAAGGATGTGAGCCATGTCCTTTGGACGGGCACGACCATTTCAACCGATGCTACGGCAAGAAACGCTGTGTTCTACGGCGATAAGGCCATTGATCGTTCCCCTTGTGGTACCGGTACCTCGGCCCGCATGGCCCAGTGGTATGCCAAGGGCAAATTGGGCCTTGGAGCGGAGTTTGTGCATGAAAGTATTATAGGCTCAAAATTCATAGGGATGGCTGAAAAGGAATGTAAAATTGGTAATTTTACGGGCGTAATTCCCAGCATAAAGGGTTGGGCGAGAAAGTATGGTTACAATGAAATTACCATTGATGAAGCAGACCCTTATGCCTTCGGCTTTCAAGTAATATAA
- a CDS encoding NAD(P)/FAD-dependent oxidoreductase — translation MAEKKRTLIIGAGVMGLCSAYYLHKKGHQVTVLEQSMGGQGASYVNAGYLTPSHIVPMAAPGVITKGLSMMMDSKSPFYIKPRWDVDFFKWAWAFHKSSTKEKVDRAAPIIKDINLLSSKLYDEIKESGDLGDFHLEKKGLLMIYQTDAYGDAEKKVAATAKGFGLEVTHLETDALKKLHGDTEVIGKGALHYFCDSHTTPTVFMAKMKEYLLKNGVQINYGEAVTKFQSSNGKINTVQSNKETYQPDNVVLASGSWSNDLVKQLGLTLQVQAGKGYCIDVHRPTGIKLPAILMEAKVAITPMDGFTRFAGTMEFSGVNYDINLNRVEAIAEAVKKFYPTIEITKAEINSAKCGLRPVSPDGLPYIGKMKAFDNFFITTGHAMMGWSLGPVTGKLISEVMEAEETSMDIAPFDPERKFG, via the coding sequence ATGGCGGAAAAGAAAAGGACTTTGATTATCGGCGCTGGTGTAATGGGGCTTTGTTCGGCCTATTACCTGCACAAAAAAGGGCATCAGGTCACGGTTTTGGAACAGTCCATGGGCGGCCAAGGGGCTTCATATGTAAATGCAGGTTATCTCACGCCCAGTCATATCGTACCTATGGCGGCACCCGGGGTGATTACCAAAGGATTGTCCATGATGATGGATAGTAAAAGCCCGTTTTACATCAAACCACGTTGGGATGTCGATTTCTTTAAATGGGCCTGGGCCTTTCATAAATCTTCCACTAAAGAAAAAGTAGATAGGGCCGCGCCCATCATAAAAGACATCAATCTTTTAAGTTCCAAATTGTACGATGAAATTAAGGAATCCGGGGATTTGGGGGACTTTCATTTGGAGAAAAAGGGGCTTCTCATGATTTATCAGACCGATGCCTATGGCGATGCCGAGAAAAAAGTGGCGGCAACCGCCAAAGGCTTTGGCTTGGAGGTTACCCATTTGGAAACCGATGCATTAAAGAAGCTGCACGGGGACACGGAAGTTATTGGGAAGGGAGCCCTTCATTATTTTTGCGATTCCCATACCACGCCCACCGTCTTCATGGCCAAAATGAAGGAATATCTATTAAAGAACGGTGTTCAAATAAACTATGGCGAAGCGGTAACGAAGTTCCAATCGTCAAACGGAAAAATCAATACCGTTCAATCCAACAAGGAAACCTACCAACCTGACAACGTGGTTTTGGCTTCTGGGTCCTGGAGCAATGATTTGGTAAAACAACTGGGCCTAACCCTTCAGGTACAAGCTGGAAAAGGGTATTGCATCGATGTGCATCGGCCTACGGGAATAAAACTCCCAGCCATTTTAATGGAGGCAAAAGTGGCGATTACGCCAATGGACGGATTTACCCGGTTTGCCGGAACCATGGAGTTTTCGGGCGTAAACTATGATATAAATTTGAATAGGGTAGAGGCCATTGCAGAAGCCGTAAAGAAATTCTACCCAACCATAGAAATAACCAAAGCCGAAATCAACAGTGCCAAATGTGGTTTGCGGCCCGTCTCTCCTGATGGTCTGCCCTATATAGGCAAGATGAAGGCCTTCGATAACTTTTTCATCACTACGGGCCATGCCATGATGGGCTGGAGTTTGGGACCTGTAACCGGCAAACTCATTTCAGAAGTCATGGAAGCCGAGGAGACCTCTATGGATATTGCGCCTTTTGACCCGGAAAGGAAGTTTGGATAG
- a CDS encoding GNAT family N-acetyltransferase, translating into MFETIETIEGATIYHGEIHNRVYLSEINSAKIDAILPKMTELAKRKKYDKILGLVPENAITHFKSSGYTIEAKIPGLYNGKTTGYFLADYLNKNRLQCDEKQLKTIETVKRIAMAANKPNENPHMGIPKDYTIRKLWKKDFSSLATLHEMAYKYHPKHIKKVHDFEGLEEMDHQFHGLFVNDELLVSAILRVHTTEANLEIVDFATHPDYRGQNLSYYLVQEIKKLMNVENCTTIYALARATSYGLNITYSKHGFKFAGTLTNNAFVRDAMESMNVWYYNRH; encoded by the coding sequence ATGTTTGAAACAATAGAGACTATTGAGGGAGCGACCATATATCATGGGGAGATCCATAATAGAGTTTACTTATCCGAAATAAATTCTGCAAAAATCGATGCGATTTTGCCAAAAATGACGGAACTGGCAAAACGGAAGAAGTATGATAAAATCTTGGGGCTAGTCCCGGAAAATGCCATCACGCATTTCAAATCCAGCGGCTATACAATAGAGGCAAAAATACCCGGATTATATAATGGAAAGACCACGGGCTATTTTTTAGCGGACTATTTGAACAAGAACAGGCTCCAATGTGATGAAAAACAGTTGAAGACCATTGAAACCGTAAAGAGAATAGCGATGGCCGCCAACAAGCCCAATGAAAATCCACACATGGGCATACCAAAAGACTATACGATACGTAAACTGTGGAAAAAGGATTTTTCCTCTTTGGCTACCTTACATGAAATGGCCTATAAATACCATCCAAAGCATATAAAAAAAGTACACGATTTTGAGGGATTGGAGGAAATGGACCATCAATTTCATGGGCTGTTCGTTAACGATGAACTTTTGGTATCCGCTATTTTGAGGGTACATACGACAGAGGCAAATTTGGAGATTGTAGATTTTGCAACGCATCCTGACTATAGGGGCCAAAACCTTTCCTATTACCTAGTGCAGGAAATCAAAAAACTCATGAACGTTGAGAATTGCACCACGATTTACGCGTTGGCAAGAGCCACTTCGTACGGGTTGAACATTACGTATAGCAAACATGGTTTTAAGTTTGCCGGCACTCTTACCAACAACGCTTTCGTTAGGGACGCAATGGAGAGCATGAACGTTTGGTACTACAATAGGCATTAA